The proteins below come from a single Pseudomonas chlororaphis genomic window:
- a CDS encoding chemotaxis protein CheY, producing MLADIDGLQVVGQAESGEESLIKARELKPDVVLMDVKMPGIGGLEATRKLLRSHPDIKVVAVTVCEEDPFPTRLLQAGAAGYLTKGAGLNEMVQAIRLVFAGQRYISPQIAQQLAIKSFQPTNDSPFDALSEREIQIALMIVGCQKVQIISDKLCLSPKTVNTYRYRIFEKLSISSDVELTLLAVRHGMVDASA from the coding sequence ATGCTGGCTGATATCGACGGTCTGCAGGTGGTTGGCCAGGCTGAATCCGGGGAAGAGTCCCTGATCAAGGCGCGTGAACTCAAGCCTGACGTGGTGCTGATGGACGTCAAGATGCCCGGCATCGGCGGTCTTGAGGCCACGCGCAAGCTGTTGCGCAGCCACCCGGACATCAAGGTGGTCGCGGTGACCGTCTGCGAGGAAGACCCGTTCCCCACCCGTTTGTTGCAGGCGGGCGCGGCGGGGTACCTCACCAAGGGCGCCGGCTTGAACGAGATGGTCCAGGCCATTCGTCTGGTTTTTGCCGGGCAACGCTACATCAGCCCGCAGATCGCCCAGCAGTTGGCGATCAAGTCATTCCAGCCGACCAACGATTCGCCCTTCGATGCGCTGTCCGAGCGGGAAATCCAGATAGCCCTGATGATTGTCGGTTGCCAGAAGGTGCAGATCATCTCCGACAAGCTGTGCCTGTCGCCCAAGACCGTCAACACCTACCGTTACCGGATCTTCGAGAAGCTTTCGATCAGCAGTGATGTCGAGTTGACGCTGCTGGCGGTGCGCCACGGCATGGTCGATGCCAGCGCCTGA
- a CDS encoding GNAT family acetyltransferase produces MSFQWRAATAGDIGFARRLTCINMLGYYLKHDLLWQDDAFDLAWIIRQNWIIQRDGQDVGFVSLSRDARALYIRELQIGEAFRGQGAGAWAIKQAWDLVGQERRPALRLTVFKDNPARALYERMGLRVVGEDECFLRMEREVGA; encoded by the coding sequence ATGAGTTTCCAATGGCGCGCGGCGACGGCCGGGGACATCGGCTTTGCCCGGCGGCTGACCTGCATCAACATGCTTGGCTATTACCTGAAACATGATTTGCTCTGGCAGGACGACGCCTTCGACCTGGCCTGGATTATCCGCCAGAACTGGATTATCCAGCGCGACGGCCAGGACGTGGGGTTTGTCAGCCTCAGCCGGGATGCGCGGGCCTTGTATATCCGTGAGTTACAGATCGGCGAGGCCTTTCGCGGCCAGGGCGCCGGGGCCTGGGCGATCAAGCAGGCCTGGGACCTGGTGGGCCAGGAGCGACGTCCGGCGCTGCGCCTGACGGTGTTCAAGGACAATCCGGCCAGGGCGCTGTACGAACGCATGGGGCTGCGGGTCGTCGGCGAGGATGAGTGTTTCCTGAGGATGGAGCGAGAAGTCGGCGCTTGA